A single region of the Brachypodium distachyon strain Bd21 chromosome 3, Brachypodium_distachyon_v3.0, whole genome shotgun sequence genome encodes:
- the LOC100844693 gene encoding DEAD-box ATP-dependent RNA helicase 12: MHHPRARYPPGYDYGGGGGGGGRGGGGGGERGGGSGGNQNYYGRNPQPQHHDYHQPQHAQRNSFSHQQQHQQHQHAQKNSFSQQQHQQQQQQWLRRDQAAAQASGEAAARTAARLDAVDTSSQDWKAQLNIPAPDTRYRTEDVTATKGNEFEDYFLKRELLMGIYEKGFERPSPIQEESIPIALTGSDILARAKNGTGKTAAFCIPALEKIDPEKNAIQVVILVPTRELALQTSQVCKELGKYLNIEVMVSTGGTSLKDDIMRLYQPVHLLAGTPGRILDLTRKGICMLNECSMLIMDEADKLLAPEFQPSVEQLISFLPASRQLLLFSATFPVTVKDFKQKYLPRPYVINLMDELTLKGITQYYAFVEERQKVHCLNTLFSKLQINQSIIFCNSVNRVELLAKKITELGYSCFYIHAKMLQDHRNRVFHDFRNGACRNLVCTDLFTRGIDIQAVNVVINFDFPKTAETYLHRVGRSGRFGHLGLAVNLITYEDRFNMYRIEQELGTEIKTIPPQIDLAEYCQ; encoded by the exons ATGCACCACCCCAGAGCCCGCTACCCGCCCGGCTACGActatggcggcggcggcggaggcggcggccgtggcggtggcggcggcggcgaacgaGGAGGCGGCAGTGGCGGAAATCAGAACTACTACGGCAGGAACCCGCAGCCGCAGCACCACGACTACCACCAGCCGCAGCACGCGCAGAGGAACTCGTTCTCACATCAGCAGCAacatcagcagcaccagcacgCGCAGAAGAACTCGTTCTCGCAGCAACAGcatcaacagcagcagcagcagtggctgcgGCGGGACCAGGCCGCGGCACAGGCCTCTGGGGAGGCTGCGGCGAGGACAGCGGCGCGGCTCGACGCCGTTGACACGAG CTCTCAAGATTGGAAGGCACAATTGAATATTCCAGCTCCAGACACACGTTATAGAACAGAG GATGTTACTGCAACCAAAGGCAATGAGTTTGAAGATTATTTTCTGAAACGTGAGCTACTCATGGGAATATATGAGAAGGGATTTGAAAGGCCATCTCCTATTCAAGAAGAAAGCATTCCAATTGCTCTAACTGGAAGTGATATTCTTGCAAGAGCAAAAAACGGCACTGGGAAGACTGCTGCATTCTGCATTCCAGCACTTGAAAAAATTGATCCAGAGAAAAATGCCATACAAG TTGTTATATTGGTACCAACAAGAGAACTAGCTTTGCAGACTTCACAAGTGTGCAAAGAGCTCGGGAAGTACCTGAACATTGAAGTTATGGTTAGTACTGGAGGAACCAGCTTGAAGGATGACATTATGCGTTTGTACCAACCTGTTCATTTACTTGCTGGGACACCTGGCCGGATACTGGATCTCACCAGGAAGGGCATTTGCATGCTGAATGAGTGTTCAATGCTCATTATGGATGAG GCAGACAAGCTATTAGCACCCGAGTTTCAACCTTCTGTGGAGCAACTCATTAGCTTCCTTCCAGCTAGTCGGCAACTATTGCTGTTTTCTGCAACCTTTCCTGTAACTGTCAAGGATTTCAAGCAGAAATACCTGCCTAGACCTTATGTTATTAATCTTATGGATGAACTAACACTGAAAGGAATAACCCAATACTATGCTTTTGTGGAAGAAAGGCAGAAAGTTCATTGTCTGAATACACTTTTCTCAAAG CTTCAAATAAATCAGTCTATTATTTTCTGCAACTCTGTCAATAGAGTTGAGCTGCTGGCAAAGAAGATCACCGAGCTTGGGTATTCTTGCTTCTACATTCATGCTAAAATGTTGCAAGACCATCGAAACAGAGTGTTCCACGATTTTCGCAATGGTGCTTGCAGAAACCTTGTGTGCACAG ATCTTTTTACCAGAGGAATTGACATCCAAGCTGTTAATGTTGTCATTAATTTTGACTTCCCCAAGACTGCTGAAACATATTTGCATAGG GTTGGTCGTTCTGGAAGATTCGGACACCTTGGTTTGGCAGTGAACTTAATCACTTATGAGGACCGTTTCAACAT GTATAGGATTGAGCAAGAACTTGGGacagaaataaaaacaatACCTCCACAGATTGACCTGGCGGAATACTGCCAGTGA